The Coffea arabica cultivar ET-39 chromosome 8e, Coffea Arabica ET-39 HiFi, whole genome shotgun sequence genome window below encodes:
- the LOC140012785 gene encoding secreted RxLR effector protein 161-like, which yields MNKEIKSMKDNDVWDFVPLPEGIQIHRDHSRGILGLSQKSYIEKVLKRYAMQNCKSGDTPVAKGDKFNLEQCPKNAFEKKEMQKIPYASAVGSLMYAQVSTRPDIAYLIGMLGRYLSNSGLDHWKATKRVLRYPQKTKDYMLTYRKSDELEIIGYTDSDYAGCKDTMKSVSGYVYLLAGGVIS from the exons ATGAATAAGgagattaaatccatgaaggacaATGATGTTTGGGATTTTGTCCCATTGCCAGAAG GCATACAGATACACCGTGATCACTCTCGGGGTATTTTAGGACTATCACAAAAGAGCTATATCGAAAAGGTTCTCAAAAGATATGCCATGCAAAATTGTAAATCAGGTGACACTCCCGTGGCTAAAGGAGACAAATTTAATCTTGAACAGTGTCCCAAGAATGCTTTTGAGAaaaaagagatgcaaaagattcCTTATGCATCAGCAGTAGGGAGTCTAATGTATGCTCAAGTATCTACGCGTCCGGATATTGCGTACCTTATTGGAATGTTGGGTAGATATTTGAGTAATTCTGGATTAGATCATTGGAAAGCAACCAAACGGGTCTTACGATATCCACAGAAAACAAAGGACTACATGCTCACGTATCGGAAGTCAGATGAGTTAGAGATCATTGGGTATACTGATTCCGATTATGCTGGATGCAAAGATACTATGAAGTCAGTGTCAGGCTATGTCTACTTGTTGGCTGGAGGTGTCATATCCTAA